DNA from Nitrospira sp.:
GGTCAACTCCCGCAGCGCCTGATCGATCCGGCCGACGGCGCGATCCTCCTGGTCGGCAAGATCGACCCGCTGATGCTCGGTCAGCATGCCGAAAAGAATCGGGTGGGTGCGTGCGGCATGGGTGGATCGGTAGAGGTCGAGCGAGCTGCGGATCTGATCGGCGTGCCGGTTCAGTTGGGCGAGGGTGTCCACCGCATCGGCCTTGCCCGTCCGTTCGAAAAAGAGATGCAGGATCAGGTTCATTTCATAGGCGGACCGTTGCATGCCGGCCGCCGTGACGATGGCCGGCACGGTGATGCGCTTATGGCGATCGACGTAGCTGTTGATGCGGCTGAGATAGAAGATGAGGGCCGTCAGGCTCAGGGCCAGGAGGGTAAGGATGACTCCGAAGGAGATAAAGAATTTTTGTCCGATCGAGCGGTCGTGGAGCCAGCGCATGCAGGCCTCGTGTGAGGGCCTACCGTACCATAGTGCCCTGTCCCGTGCCAGTCAGGCCTGCCGCTAGCGGCTCTGGACTTCGCCTTGCCACAACAGGTCATACCCCAGTTCCTTCGTTTCCGAACACATCGATACCACCTTGGCGAAGGTATGGCGGAAGACCTGGTCGGCGTGGGATCGTTCGTGATCCGTATATGAGCGCCAGTACGTCACGATGGCGTAATGTTGCTCGGCGTCCCTCGACTCGCTGAGGGAGCCTTCGTCTGAAATGAAGCCGGAAAATTTGAACACCTGTCCGGCGATGAAGCCCCCCTTGTCTCCGCCGTATGTATCTTTCACGACACTGCACAGTTCCCCGACGGCCAACTCCACGTCGTCGAAGGTGACACCGGGCTTGAGTTTTACGGTGTTGAACAGCATCTTCGCCCCGTATGGGATCGTAATGGGACCGAACATGACATCCTCCTGTAACCGGAAGGAGAGGCTCGGCGTCGAGCGCGGCCGAACCAACCTTCTTTTTCGACAGCGGCAGCCGATGTGTTGATGACACAGTATCACCAATCATGCGCGCCTGCCACAGTCTCGCCTCCCGGCCTATTCGGCTTGGAGGACTTTTCCCACTACCCTCGACCGTGATCACTCGACCTAGCCTGCATTATTCATGAAGGCTTCTACTGCAACCGCCGACCAGCCGCTACGACAAGCCTGCACGCGAAAGTGCAGCGTGCAGGCGGTTGGGCTCGTCGCTCGCTCGAGCAACGTCCTGTTGCAAGGACGCCTCCCTCTCTCGCGCCTCCACGCGCCCGTCTCGCTTGGCGTCTCTGCGATTTCGTCACGAATCCTCATGAATAATGCAGGCTAGGGCTGCGGCAGCGGCCGTTCTCCTCCTCGCTCCAGCCCCGGTTGGATGGGCATGGAAGACAGGGCTTCGCGGTATCGGATCTGCAGCTCTTCGCGCTGATCGGGGGCGAACAGGCGCCCGATAGAACTTACCTTGGCTAGAAATTCCTCGGGCTCGAAGGTCACGTCGAATTCTGGTGAGACCTCCGGCACGTTCGGCATTTGGCGGTCATATTTGCTGATGTCCGGACCAGGGCTATGTTGGTCGTGGGCCTCGCTGAGAGACAGGTACACAAGGGGGCCTCTCACCGAGATCCAGCCCGTGGTCGTCTCCTCGTTGCCTTGCTCCGTCGGATGACTCAGATGGAAATAGATTCGCTCCGAGGGAGAGGCTTGGGCCAAGGCCTTCGACAGGGAAGGGGCGAGGATGGCGATTTCTTCGTCCCGGAACGTTCTGGTCTTATCGGCCTGTCCGGCAAACAACCGGTGAAGCACATTGCGCCGTTCCCACGACCGAACGCCTCGCAGTAACGTACCGACCTCGGTCGGCGTCAAGGAGATCGGGTGGGTATTGGACGTCGAATCTGGGTCCGGCTCCAGCCACACGGTGTTCAATCCCGATTGGTGAATCGTCTTCTTCGGCGCGAGCGGCGGGCTTGCGCAGCCGGTGGCGATGGACAACCCGATGATCATGAAGATGGCGCGCACAGTCCATGGGCTCACTGCTCTTCGATGCTCTTGAATCGGTTTCATCGCTGTCCCTCCTGCGACCGAGTCGCGCCGACATCGGGTGATACGCGGTCGAATCCATATTGTTGTAGGAGTGTCTGGATTTGCGGCGTCAGTAAGAACTCGACAAAGTCGTCGGCTCCCGAGATGTTCTTCGCCGTCCAGGGGAGTGCCACTCCATAGTGGACCGGCGCGTGAGATTCGACCGGCGCGGTATCGAGAATCCGGACCTTCTTGTTCAACGCGGCATCCGTTCGATAGACGATGCCGATCTCAGCTTCACCGTTTGCGACGAGATCGAGAACGGCCCGGGAGTGTTCGCCGAAGACGTATTGAGATTTCAGTTTTGGTTCGAGCCTGCTGTATTGCAGGAATTGCGCTGCGACCTTTCCCACGGAGGATGTTTTGGGATCTCCGATCGCGATCCGGCGCGCGGGGGTCGTGTGCAATTCTTGAATGGAAGTGATCGGCGCGGGGAACGTTGCCCCTGCGATGAGTACCAAGGATGTGCCGGCATAAATGCGTTTGGTGTTCTGAATGATCAACCCCTTTTTTTCAAGCTGATCGATCTCCTCGGACAATGATGGGAGGAAGATGTCCACGGGGGCGCCCTGTTCGATCTGCGTGCGGAGGGTTTGCGAGGGCCCGTAAACGATCCGCAGAGTACTCTCCGGGTATTGGGCTTCGAAGAGCGGAAGGACCTTCCGCAGCGCATCCTTGAGACTATTCGCGGCGGCGATCGTTAATGTCTCGGGCTGCGCCTGCACGGGTGAGGGATTCCAGCCGGTCCCTATCAGCACGCTGAAAAGAAACGCTATTCCAACGAAACCATGTCGTCCTGTCATGTGGCCCTCCTGATGCTCGCGATGCCCTCTGTGAGGCGCTAGAAATAGAATTGGTACTGCACATTGATTCGATTTTCGACGAGGTCGCGCCCGAATCCCGGCAATGTTTCAAAGGGGGCACGGTCGGGGGCACTGCCTCCGCTGCCGATCGTGAAGTTCGTGTAATCGATAATCAGGCGGTTGTTGTATGTCCCATCGAAGCTATAGTTCAACGCGACACCGAATTCCTTGGTGAGGTCGTGCGTCTGTCTCGTCGACGGATCCATAAACCCATAGCGTACGGCCAATTCGAGCTTCCGTGGAATGATGTACTTGCCGGCCTGTACGTACCATCCATAGGCCTGCCCTAACTCGACTTGCGGGCCGAGAGGCACGGTCGTCGGATCGAAGGCGATCGTTCCTGAGTCATGGGAACGCACACGTTGATGGCGATAGTAGCCTTCCGCCTGTAAGGACCATCCCTGATACTTGGCGATAACATCCACTTCGTAGGTCTGGAAATCATAAACGCCTCCCCCAAGCAGTCTCCCGTTGAAGTTCTTGGCCACCTGCTGGCGATAGTAGCGATCGACGATGTCGGATCGAATCGAGCTGAGATAGTTCTGCGCGGGGTTATACGCATACCCTGCCGCAAGGGCGATTTGCGGAGTGCGGGAATTCAGAATATCTCCTTGGCCATACCCGGGATTGCCGGAGATTTTATAGAGCAGGCGGACGGTGTACATCATTTCGCCTGTAAGAAAGCGCGTGTCATAGTTAAAGGTGCGCCGCTGGGCAGCGGGAATACTATTGTTGTTGGGCAATGCTTGGCTGACGGCGACGCCTTCCTCTGCCAGATTTCGGCCGGTTCCATTGTAGATACCCACGGCATAGTTGAATTTGTACTGATCTTCATCGCTCAAAATATTGATGCCGATGTCGCGCCGGTTCACTTGGTTGGCGGCGAAGGCGTTCTGCACGATCAAGTTGTCTGCAAAAGACGACGTCGCCATTGAAGAAATGAGCGCGCGATTGAACCACACCCGCTGTTGCCCGACCTGGATCGTCGCCCAGGGGATGTGCCAGGAAGAGACATACGCATCGAGAATGCTGGCTCGTCCACTGCCGCCTTCTTGGTCCCATTCCGTTTGATCAAAGGCCACAGAAAAGTTGTAGCGAAGGTCGGGATCGAACGCATAACCCAGAAATTGGAGTCTGGCTCGGGGTACCGTGAAATCACTGGTGTTGCTCTGCTTTCTGACGGCCCTGAATTCGACCTGTCCTCCAAGAACTTCCGGGTTTCTGGAATCACCGATCGTCGCCCAACCTTCATTGTAGGTGTGGTAGGTGTATCGCACCTGAGTGAGCAGCCGCATCTTCAGCAGGAACTTCGAGCCGACACGGATGTTCAGTCCATTGTTGACGTCGATGCTGTAGTTCGGTTTCGCCGCGTATTCTTTCGTCTCAAGGACCTTGAGACCGCGCTCGTACTCCTGCTGCGTGATGATGCCTTTGAGATAGAGATATTTCAGTCCCGGGTCTTCCGTCGAGACATACTCCCACTTGCCGTCCTTTTTGACGAGCTGCCCTTCCTCGACGGCTGGTGCCGGTGGCGCTGAAAGCAGGGCCGCTCCAAAGACGAACGACATGGCCATACCGAACGTTCTCATGTCTTGATCCCTCCATGACATGAGAACTTCCGGTCGTCCGGTCAGTTCCCCGATCGATGAATGTAAATGGACACGGGCTCAGTTGTCTGATCACCCGGTTACTGGAAAAAACTCCTTACATAGCCGTAGTCAGCGATCGAGGCGTACTTTTTCTTTCCGTTCGATCTGCACGATGCGGGAGTCATGGATGACGATTTCCACAGACCCGAATCGAATACCCCTGAGCGCCGAGGTGATGTAGGCAAGGTCCTTGTCGCTGACTTCTTCCTGGGACGTTGTAAAGGCTATCGATGACATAGGCTCGGTTCCTTGTTAATGTCTATAATTCCGATGAAGATTAAAATAATTAAGTTTAATAAGATTGTCAACAACTAATTTGTATGATGACTAAATCAATATATTTCAAATTGTTCGAATCGATCCTTAGCATGAATTCAAAAAGTTTGTACAAATGGAACAAACGCTGATTTTGCCTCGCTACTAGACCAGCGGGGAGCACTTTCAACCGGCTCATGAAGGGCAGGGTCGAATCTGCAGTCCGTTGAGCATGACGACCGCTCCGGCGCTTCGACCAAAAAGCAGGCACCGACGCCATTGTGGATCTCCCAAGGTATGGAACAGGTTGAGGGGGAAGCTCCCGCAATTTCGGCCATGTGCTCTTGATGACGGCCTGGTAACCGTCGCTGCCGAGGCGAATGTTGCTGGGATCGTGCTCGAAAAAGATTGATACGACAGGTCTTGCGTGACCGGCGTGAAGGTTTGGGTGTCCGCCGAATTGAACAGGCCCGGACTGTTGACCAACCAGGACAACGAAGATTAGTCGGTGATGGGTAAGGCGAATAGGGGAGGAGCTGTCGAGCACCACATCATGAGAAGGCTCATGACGACCAGGACTGCGGCGTGATACCGAAATCTGCGACGAATCAAGACGTACTCCTCTTTCGAGCCTGCGTGGAAGAATGAAAGTCCGTGGGAACGCAGACGAACATGGAGACTGCTCCCATTCAAGAGAGGCAGGGAACCCAGGAGAGAGGGTTCCCTGCCTCTATGAGCCTGGTACGGCGGGCGCCTAGCCGGCCCCTTGGCGGGTGGAGCGGCTGCGGGGTTGGAGAGTACCTCGGTGAGGAGACGCGGGCGGAGGCGGAGATCGCCGGGATAACGGCGCACGACGGAACAGGACTCAGGGGCAATGTAGACGGTCACTCGATCCCACGCATGGAGCGGACGATTCAACCAGAACGCTTGCCTTGTGCTTGTCAATGTCCATGGGCTGCCGAGAATCTTCACCACCAGCAAGGAGTTGAGATCGTGGCGAGCCGAAAGGACGACGCGGGCGGGCCAGCAATTGTTCTCCAGCGGACTCACCCATCGTGGAGGGCTCAGGATGACATCATGAGGCGGGATATCAAGAGTGACCTGTTGGCCGATATCCAGGGAGTCGGGCCGGACGGAGAGTGTGCGGTAGAGAAACGTGATG
Protein-coding regions in this window:
- a CDS encoding Molybdenum ABC transporter, substrate-binding protein ModA, yielding MTGRHGFVGIAFLFSVLIGTGWNPSPVQAQPETLTIAAANSLKDALRKVLPLFEAQYPESTLRIVYGPSQTLRTQIEQGAPVDIFLPSLSEEIDQLEKKGLIIQNTKRIYAGTSLVLIAGATFPAPITSIQELHTTPARRIAIGDPKTSSVGKVAAQFLQYSRLEPKLKSQYVFGEHSRAVLDLVANGEAEIGIVYRTDAALNKKVRILDTAPVESHAPVHYGVALPWTAKNISGADDFVEFLLTPQIQTLLQQYGFDRVSPDVGATRSQEGQR
- a CDS encoding Phosphate-selective porin O and P: MRTFGMAMSFVFGAALLSAPPAPAVEEGQLVKKDGKWEYVSTEDPGLKYLYLKGIITQQEYERGLKVLETKEYAAKPNYSIDVNNGLNIRVGSKFLLKMRLLTQVRYTYHTYNEGWATIGDSRNPEVLGGQVEFRAVRKQSNTSDFTVPRARLQFLGYAFDPDLRYNFSVAFDQTEWDQEGGSGRASILDAYVSSWHIPWATIQVGQQRVWFNRALISSMATSSFADNLIVQNAFAANQVNRRDIGINILSDEDQYKFNYAVGIYNGTGRNLAEEGVAVSQALPNNNSIPAAQRRTFNYDTRFLTGEMMYTVRLLYKISGNPGYGQGDILNSRTPQIALAAGYAYNPAQNYLSSIRSDIVDRYYRQQVAKNFNGRLLGGGVYDFQTYEVDVIAKYQGWSLQAEGYYRHQRVRSHDSGTIAFDPTTVPLGPQVELGQAYGWYVQAGKYIIPRKLELAVRYGFMDPSTRQTHDLTKEFGVALNYSFDGTYNNRLIIDYTNFTIGSGGSAPDRAPFETLPGFGRDLVENRINVQYQFYF